In bacterium, a genomic segment contains:
- a CDS encoding PQQ-binding-like beta-propeller repeat protein: MKFISFTALVLMSCMGSSSDAGNATGWRGDATGRYLSANPPLSWSKTNNVVWNTKLLHFSNATPLLLKNRLLVCEEPSTLICLDASNGQILWQKTNTYAEVLSPAEIEQAKQVYTNLSANPKTHGVTGFSSPSPVTDGQRVYAVFGNGVAVCYDLDGTRVWGRLVERSTHDWGHSASPVLVGKTMLVHVLKMTALDLATGKTLWATESPAGWGTSVAAKIGDVDVVITPKGDILRISDGVKLARSVSKLDYCAPVLEGNKVYFVENGGKAIRLPAAEIEPVKVETLWQTKMAADRYYASPVLFKDRLYAVHQKGNFSILDAVSGTILSEQKLNLGGTFYPSVTLAGHYLFVSSDTGETVVFDLDDGCKEVARNQLEPFRSSPVFEGARLYIRTLGGVYCIGR; this comes from the coding sequence ATGAAATTTATTTCCTTTACCGCCCTCGTTCTGATGTCTTGCATGGGTTCTTCCTCGGATGCCGGGAATGCCACAGGTTGGCGTGGTGATGCGACGGGCCGCTATCTTTCGGCAAATCCACCACTTTCCTGGTCGAAAACCAACAATGTCGTTTGGAATACTAAGCTACTCCATTTTTCAAACGCCACTCCGTTGCTACTGAAAAATCGATTGTTGGTATGTGAGGAGCCCTCGACGTTGATATGTCTTGATGCCAGCAATGGTCAGATTCTCTGGCAGAAGACTAATACCTATGCGGAGGTGCTGTCTCCAGCCGAAATTGAGCAGGCCAAACAAGTCTATACCAATTTAAGCGCCAATCCCAAAACCCATGGGGTTACGGGCTTTTCCTCGCCCTCGCCGGTAACGGATGGTCAGCGCGTCTATGCGGTTTTTGGAAATGGGGTGGCCGTCTGTTACGACCTGGATGGAACAAGGGTATGGGGTCGCCTTGTGGAGCGGTCCACACATGATTGGGGCCATAGCGCCTCCCCGGTACTGGTTGGGAAAACGATGCTTGTCCATGTGCTCAAGATGACGGCGCTGGATCTCGCTACCGGGAAGACGTTATGGGCCACAGAATCGCCTGCTGGCTGGGGCACCTCTGTTGCGGCCAAGATAGGCGATGTGGATGTGGTGATTACGCCCAAGGGCGATATTCTGCGCATTTCTGACGGGGTCAAACTGGCGCGTTCTGTATCCAAGTTGGACTATTGCGCGCCGGTTTTGGAGGGGAACAAGGTCTACTTCGTGGAAAATGGCGGGAAAGCGATTCGTCTGCCCGCTGCCGAGATCGAGCCGGTCAAGGTAGAGACTTTATGGCAGACCAAGATGGCGGCGGATCGTTATTACGCCTCACCGGTTCTTTTTAAAGACCGGCTTTATGCTGTTCACCAGAAGGGGAACTTTAGCATTTTGGATGCCGTTTCTGGAACGATTTTGTCTGAGCAAAAATTGAATCTTGGGGGTACTTTTTATCCGAGCGTAACCCTGGCCGGACATTATCTTTTTGTGAGTAGTGATACCGGCGAAACGGTTGTGTTTGATCTGGACGATGGCTGCAAGGAAGTGGCCCGGAATCAACTGGAGCCTTTTCGTAGTTCACCTGTATTTGAGGGTGCCCGCCTTTATATTCGAACTCTTGGCGGCGTCTATTGTATTGGCCGATAA